A DNA window from Fodinibius sp. Rm-B-1B1-1 contains the following coding sequences:
- a CDS encoding carbohydrate binding family 9 domain-containing protein, producing MGKQQLRLTKTLTAIIFLCLSCFHPHILLAQTPTSIPNISNQDLIFDGQLNESFWKELSPINMTMYQPVYQGTMAEENEIYLVYNQDYIYLAANLYYEDLDDIRSNSLYRDEYSGDDTFALILDTFNDNENAQWFFTNPAGTRFDVLISDDAETINFDWDTYWDVKTARTNWGWSVEMRVPFSTLGFQSEDDKTIMGVSIYRYLAKLNERYIYPAVPPTWDNGFRKPSQAQKIVLENIKSDDPIYITPYLLGGLEQNTQLNSSGTAYKATRQWTYEPGVDVKLNLTSNLTMDVTVNTDFAQVEADDEQINLTRFPLFFSEKRRFFQERSSVFNFGFTQNGRLFHSRRIGLSNTGEPVRIYGGIRTVGKLNNTDVGFINMQTAPDAGLPSENFNVIRAKRKIFNRYSTIGGMFTSRISNKNRNNYSYGTDAIIRVIGDEYLTLKLAQTYQEQGFDLLKNSRALIQWQRRRNDGLSYRLDYDRSGNNFNPEVGFTTRNGFSLIQNNIQYKWITDRSPIFQNIYISNFTNAYRRHDDAQIESAVINPQAGTRTKNGSSFDLQTNIRYEHLLRSFQLSDNAIIPAGEYWYQNLSISYGAPDGWKFRPEMNLQHGNFFDGNRTMASISTVWNLSKHFEINNEYEYNKVQFPSRNQRFDAHIARFRLKTALNTKLSLNSFIQYNSEVEKTSINARFRYNIAEGDDLWIVYDNVINTQRQQVNLPTLPLSGYQALLVKFTYSFKL from the coding sequence ATGGGAAAACAACAACTACGATTGACGAAAACTCTTACAGCTATCATTTTCCTATGCCTGTCCTGTTTCCACCCCCATATTCTTCTGGCCCAAACCCCAACCTCAATTCCCAACATCAGCAATCAAGACCTCATTTTTGACGGCCAGCTAAACGAGTCGTTCTGGAAAGAACTATCTCCCATTAATATGACGATGTACCAGCCGGTCTACCAGGGAACAATGGCCGAGGAGAATGAAATCTATCTCGTATATAATCAGGATTACATCTATCTGGCCGCTAATCTTTACTACGAAGATCTTGACGATATTCGATCGAATTCCCTATATCGCGACGAATACAGCGGCGATGATACTTTTGCCCTCATCCTCGACACCTTCAACGACAATGAAAATGCGCAGTGGTTCTTTACCAATCCCGCCGGCACCCGTTTTGATGTTCTCATTTCGGACGATGCCGAAACCATCAATTTTGACTGGGATACCTATTGGGATGTTAAAACCGCCCGAACCAACTGGGGGTGGTCGGTAGAAATGAGAGTCCCTTTTTCCACTCTCGGCTTCCAAAGTGAAGATGACAAAACCATCATGGGCGTCAGCATCTATCGATATCTGGCAAAGCTAAATGAGCGATATATCTATCCCGCTGTTCCCCCTACCTGGGATAACGGATTCCGCAAACCATCGCAAGCCCAAAAAATTGTCCTCGAGAATATCAAAAGTGACGATCCCATTTATATTACCCCGTACCTTTTGGGTGGATTAGAACAAAACACCCAACTAAATAGTAGCGGCACTGCCTACAAAGCCACCCGCCAATGGACCTACGAACCCGGCGTTGACGTTAAGCTCAATCTTACCAGCAACTTAACCATGGATGTAACCGTCAATACTGACTTTGCACAGGTCGAGGCCGACGACGAACAAATAAACCTTACGCGCTTTCCCCTCTTTTTCAGCGAAAAAAGACGCTTTTTTCAGGAGCGTTCCTCTGTCTTCAATTTCGGCTTTACCCAAAATGGGCGCCTCTTTCACAGCCGGCGTATTGGCTTATCTAATACCGGAGAACCCGTTCGCATTTATGGTGGAATCCGAACCGTAGGCAAGCTCAACAATACCGACGTAGGATTCATCAACATGCAAACCGCCCCGGATGCCGGTTTGCCGTCCGAAAACTTCAACGTGATACGAGCGAAACGCAAAATCTTCAATCGCTACTCCACCATTGGCGGCATGTTCACCAGTCGTATTAGCAATAAAAACAGAAACAATTATTCCTACGGCACCGACGCCATCATCCGTGTTATCGGCGACGAATACCTGACGCTGAAACTTGCCCAAACCTATCAAGAGCAAGGTTTTGACCTCCTAAAAAACTCCCGCGCCCTCATTCAGTGGCAGCGACGCCGAAATGACGGACTCAGCTACAGGCTCGACTACGACCGCTCCGGCAACAACTTCAATCCCGAAGTTGGCTTCACCACCCGAAACGGCTTTTCCCTAATTCAAAACAACATCCAGTACAAGTGGATTACCGACCGCTCCCCCATTTTTCAAAACATTTATATTTCCAACTTCACTAACGCTTACAGGCGCCATGACGACGCCCAAATCGAAAGTGCCGTTATCAATCCCCAAGCCGGAACACGCACCAAAAACGGATCCTCATTCGACCTCCAAACTAATATCCGATACGAACATCTCCTGCGCTCTTTCCAGCTTTCCGATAATGCCATCATCCCGGCCGGCGAATACTGGTACCAAAATCTATCGATAAGCTACGGCGCACCAGACGGCTGGAAATTCCGCCCCGAAATGAACCTCCAACATGGTAACTTCTTCGACGGCAACCGAACCATGGCCTCCATTTCAACCGTCTGGAATCTCTCCAAACACTTTGAAATCAACAACGAATACGAATATAACAAGGTACAATTTCCCAGCCGGAACCAACGATTCGACGCCCACATCGCACGCTTTCGTCTCAAGACCGCACTTAACACCAAATTATCCCTCAACTCCTTTATACAGTACAATAGCGAAGTCGAAAAAACCAGCATTAACGCCCGTTTTCGATACAATATTGCCGAAGGCGACGACCTATGGATTGTCTACGACAACGTCATCAACACCCAGCGGCAGCAAGTCAATCTGCCCACTCTGCCCCTCTCCGGCTACCAAGCATTGCTGGTTAAATTTACCTACTCATTTAAGTTATAA
- the nagB gene encoding glucosamine-6-phosphate deaminase, giving the protein MADSNAYECLSTDVYENPDEASEFVAQQIVNLIQKNNENGEPTVLGLATGSTPIRVYDELIRHHREEGVSFKNVITFNLDEYYPIEPTAVQSYVRFMDENLFNHIDIKEEHIHIPDGTLNRDEVGEYCRRYEEKIRDAGGLDLQLLGIGRTGHIGFNEPGSVKNTRTRLVTLDQLTRKDAAPDFYGEENVPRQAITMGIGTILDAKKIILMAWGEHKADIVARTLEGEISEQVPATYLQDHTDTQVILDQAAALELTREKTPWLVGECDWSEQLIKKAVVWLSDMCQKPVLKLTDEDYNENGLSDLLTREGPAYDINLAVFNQIQHTITGWPGGKPSADDTNRPERSAPFPKKVLVFSPHPDDDAFSMGGTLMRLVEHGHEVDVAYQTSGSNGVYDEEAIRFADFVMDYHTAFGMETGGVQKVFSEVKKYLSQKSQVDADTDELRKIKGLIRAGEAKAACRYMGIPQDRMHFLNMPFYETGGSRKKPLSEDDIDLIVSLLREVQPHQIYAAGDLSDPHGTHRICLEALKRAFKKVKDESWFNDCYIWLYRGAWQEWEIHEIRMAVPLSPGELSRKRNAIFKHKSQKDRPLYPGNDSREFWERVDQRNRGTADSYDALGLAEYEAIEGFVRWNDFNA; this is encoded by the coding sequence ATGGCCGATTCGAATGCGTATGAGTGCCTCTCAACAGATGTATATGAAAATCCTGATGAGGCTTCGGAATTTGTGGCACAGCAAATCGTTAATCTTATTCAGAAGAATAACGAGAATGGGGAACCAACGGTACTTGGATTGGCAACGGGATCTACCCCTATCCGCGTTTATGATGAGCTTATTCGCCATCACCGTGAAGAGGGGGTGAGTTTTAAGAATGTTATTACTTTTAATCTTGATGAGTATTACCCCATTGAGCCTACAGCCGTGCAGAGCTATGTACGGTTTATGGATGAAAATCTATTTAACCACATCGATATAAAGGAGGAACACATCCATATCCCGGATGGAACGCTGAACCGGGATGAGGTGGGAGAATACTGTCGCCGGTATGAGGAAAAGATAAGAGATGCCGGTGGACTTGACCTCCAACTTTTGGGCATTGGTCGTACGGGGCATATTGGTTTTAATGAGCCGGGTTCGGTAAAAAATACGAGAACGCGTCTTGTTACGCTGGATCAATTGACGCGCAAAGATGCGGCCCCCGATTTTTATGGAGAGGAGAATGTGCCGCGCCAGGCTATCACCATGGGCATAGGTACGATCTTGGATGCCAAAAAAATTATTCTGATGGCGTGGGGCGAACACAAGGCTGATATCGTTGCCCGTACGTTGGAAGGGGAAATTTCGGAGCAGGTTCCAGCGACTTACCTTCAGGATCATACGGACACGCAAGTTATTCTTGATCAGGCTGCTGCGCTCGAGTTAACGCGCGAAAAGACGCCCTGGCTTGTGGGAGAGTGTGATTGGTCGGAACAGTTGATTAAAAAGGCGGTGGTGTGGCTTTCGGATATGTGTCAAAAGCCGGTGCTAAAGCTTACAGATGAAGACTATAACGAAAATGGGTTGAGTGATTTATTGACTCGGGAGGGGCCAGCTTATGATATAAACCTGGCGGTTTTTAATCAGATTCAGCATACTATTACGGGTTGGCCCGGAGGTAAGCCCTCGGCGGATGATACGAATCGACCCGAAAGGTCGGCGCCGTTTCCCAAAAAAGTACTCGTGTTTAGTCCGCATCCCGATGATGATGCGTTCTCAATGGGAGGAACCCTCATGCGCCTGGTTGAGCACGGCCACGAGGTAGATGTAGCGTACCAGACGTCCGGAAGTAATGGCGTATATGATGAGGAGGCGATTCGATTTGCTGATTTTGTGATGGATTATCATACTGCTTTTGGCATGGAAACGGGTGGTGTACAAAAGGTTTTTAGCGAGGTAAAAAAGTATCTTTCCCAAAAGTCTCAGGTTGATGCGGATACGGATGAGTTGCGTAAAATTAAGGGGCTGATCAGGGCGGGAGAAGCCAAGGCTGCGTGCCGGTACATGGGCATTCCGCAAGATCGAATGCATTTCTTGAATATGCCTTTCTATGAAACCGGAGGCAGCCGAAAAAAGCCGCTTAGTGAGGATGATATTGATCTGATTGTGTCTTTGTTGAGAGAGGTGCAACCCCATCAAATATACGCGGCTGGTGATCTTTCTGATCCGCATGGTACCCATCGGATATGTCTTGAAGCTCTGAAAAGGGCGTTTAAGAAAGTGAAAGATGAATCCTGGTTTAATGATTGTTATATCTGGCTATATCGAGGGGCTTGGCAGGAGTGGGAGATTCATGAAATTCGCATGGCGGTTCCGCTAAGTCCCGGTGAATTGAGCCGAAAACGCAATGCCATTTTTAAACACAAATCCCAGAAAGATCGCCCCCTTTATCCGGGGAATGACAGTCGGGAGTTCTGGGAGCGGGTTGACCAACGTAATAGGGGTACCGCTGATAGTTATGATGCGCTGGGGCTTGCTGAATATGAGGCCATTGAGGGGTTTGTCCGCTGGAATGATTTTAACGCTTAA
- a CDS encoding PIG-L family deacetylase — protein sequence MKKLSVLLALMILPALLFAQPETPVEEWTDRTVLLIGAHPDDDQQSHGTMAMLQDNGNDVYVLLLTTGNVGTKDPDMTRERLAKIRYQEEVDALAELGIPEENYINLGYTDGMLEFADREEVVKQIVYWIRKLKPTTLMAFDPGWGYQKWHKTDHRSASYLAADAARAAEWRLLFQGQITQ from the coding sequence ATGAAGAAACTATCTGTACTGCTTGCTTTGATGATTTTACCGGCTTTGCTTTTTGCTCAGCCCGAGACGCCTGTTGAGGAATGGACCGACCGTACGGTGTTGCTAATTGGGGCTCATCCCGATGATGACCAACAATCTCACGGTACAATGGCGATGCTCCAAGACAATGGAAATGATGTGTATGTGCTATTGCTTACCACGGGTAATGTAGGAACGAAAGATCCTGATATGACCCGGGAAAGGTTGGCAAAAATTCGGTATCAGGAAGAGGTTGATGCCTTAGCAGAGCTTGGAATCCCGGAAGAAAATTATATTAATCTCGGCTATACTGATGGTATGCTGGAGTTTGCCGATCGTGAAGAAGTAGTCAAGCAAATTGTTTATTGGATTCGAAAGTTGAAGCCGACTACGTTGATGGCGTTTGATCCGGGTTGGGGATATCAAAAGTGGCATAAGACCGACCACCGATCAGCTTCATATTTGGCTGCTGATGCTGCTCGTGCTGCAGAATGGCGATTGTTATTTCAAGGTCAGATAACACAATAG
- a CDS encoding RNA polymerase sigma-70 factor produces MDKQLRRIRNGDEKAFEKLFSQYYPQLCAFAVNILDSRELAKDCVQEVFLKIWRNRENWQINYSVSVYLYQAVRNQALNRIEKRNTSRDYTQKYYEQGFHEREEEEVSPEKAKLVAKVWEVAETMPRRRRMVFELHRKHGLSYKEIAYVMDITRKTVENHMGQALQDIREKLDA; encoded by the coding sequence ATGGATAAACAGTTACGGCGAATACGTAATGGTGATGAGAAAGCTTTTGAAAAGCTTTTTTCGCAGTACTATCCGCAATTATGTGCTTTTGCTGTAAATATTCTGGATTCCCGAGAGTTGGCCAAGGATTGTGTTCAGGAGGTTTTTCTAAAGATTTGGCGAAACAGGGAGAATTGGCAAATAAACTATTCTGTATCTGTTTATTTGTATCAAGCCGTTCGTAACCAGGCTCTTAACAGAATTGAAAAGCGAAATACAAGTAGGGATTATACCCAAAAGTATTATGAGCAAGGATTTCACGAGAGAGAAGAAGAGGAAGTATCGCCGGAGAAAGCCAAGCTGGTTGCCAAAGTCTGGGAGGTTGCTGAAACCATGCCAAGGCGAAGGCGCATGGTCTTTGAGCTGCATCGCAAGCATGGGTTAAGCTACAAAGAGATTGCCTACGTTATGGATATTACCCGCAAAACTGTTGAGAACCATATGGGCCAAGCACTACAGGATATTCGAGAGAAACTGGACGCCTGA
- a CDS encoding FecR family protein, whose translation MEIRLIARYLAGEADAIEEEKVQEWMQADPSNEELMDEFKQIWKASGEERDEFHNQFDLDEGLQELRKRMKSESGSTTTVTHLNSNYLKFTKTRFTQLLRVAAVLLIGSLIGVVVYTSQDISPKPEVTKPVLREIAMDKGQRGNITLSDGTKVILNAESKIVLPDVFKSDKREITLQGEAFLDVAHDPDRPFVVTIDDAVVEVLGTSFGVRSYPDDESVQVVVSDGKVSLGSNEKSKTSNAVLAAGEMGQLYMNDHRIVKKVVDDMDLFLGWKEGWLKFKDTNMEKVARDLERKYDVEIKFADEELKDLKLTAELKSRSFERNLEVISISLGIEYSVGQEVATFYQEKNRED comes from the coding sequence TTGGAAATTCGATTAATTGCCCGGTATTTGGCTGGAGAGGCTGATGCCATTGAAGAAGAAAAAGTTCAGGAATGGATGCAGGCTGATCCCTCAAATGAAGAGCTTATGGATGAATTCAAACAGATATGGAAGGCTTCTGGAGAAGAGCGTGATGAGTTCCATAATCAGTTTGATTTGGATGAGGGACTGCAGGAGTTGCGTAAACGCATGAAAAGCGAGTCGGGTAGTACTACAACAGTAACCCATCTTAACAGCAACTATTTGAAATTCACAAAAACGCGATTTACCCAGCTTTTGCGTGTGGCAGCAGTGTTGTTAATAGGTTCGTTAATTGGCGTTGTGGTTTATACGTCGCAAGACATCAGCCCAAAGCCCGAAGTTACGAAGCCTGTTTTGAGAGAAATTGCTATGGATAAGGGGCAACGGGGAAATATCACTCTTTCTGATGGCACAAAAGTTATTTTAAATGCTGAGAGTAAGATTGTATTGCCTGATGTCTTTAAGTCCGACAAGCGGGAAATAACGCTACAGGGAGAAGCTTTTCTGGATGTTGCCCATGATCCCGATCGCCCATTTGTCGTTACTATCGATGATGCGGTCGTAGAAGTATTGGGTACCTCTTTTGGAGTTCGCTCTTATCCCGATGATGAATCCGTCCAGGTTGTTGTGAGTGATGGGAAGGTTTCGCTGGGATCCAATGAAAAGTCGAAAACCAGTAATGCCGTGTTGGCAGCCGGTGAGATGGGGCAGCTCTATATGAATGATCATCGTATTGTAAAGAAAGTTGTTGACGATATGGATCTGTTTCTCGGCTGGAAAGAGGGATGGCTTAAATTTAAGGATACCAATATGGAGAAAGTGGCCCGTGATTTAGAGCGAAAGTATGACGTAGAGATCAAATTTGCAGATGAAGAATTAAAGGATTTAAAGCTTACCGCAGAATTGAAAAGCAGATCGTTCGAGCGAAATCTGGAAGTGATATCAATTTCACTTGGAATAGAATATAGCGTAGGTCAGGAGGTGGCAACATTTTATCAAGAGAAAAACAGGGAAGACTAA
- a CDS encoding TonB-dependent receptor, translated as MKWKGTDNKWRRCLFMAIASFLLIGMTNEANAQYYTSNTSQVYENDSYYLVEQYSDNISELSKTISYEATQVPIKSILQSVAKEGELGIAFNADLDFLQEKKDVSFKNVKVGTALQEVLKGTGYQAGITRTREIVLVKKAPLDVKDTEQALQDISGRVVDAETGEPLPGVNIFVEGTNTGTTSDENGEFSLTIPDDSEVLVFSFIGYERLEVEIGDRTTFNVEMSPDVEALEDVVVVGYGTQQKNEVTGSITSVQAEDLQLVPESSFESALQGKMAGVNVASPTGEPGSSPQITIRGTGSISAGNDPLIVVDGVPLSKNSDLQGNLESRRASFQPQKANPMATINPKDIQSIEVLKDASASAIYGSRGSNGVILITTKSGSKDDFQVNFSAYGGVSSVMNKPHMMNAEEIIEYTQDSRNNALNQDYPNVNYDAESNQGRIDPQTGDELGTNYLLPDKYVNWDGTDTDWLDLVLSDAAIQNYDLSLSGGSENIRYSISGGYLNQGGIVEGSSFDRYSLRANVIADVSDAVELGVNVNSSFSQHDRLPAGAPYFASPPGIIYSAMVHSPVIKPRNPDGTPNQLNGQSYLGGGTTTASNPLAIMDAVDETIKNNRIFGNVYGQYTISDNFEFKSMLGYDIDDYQRSFYLGNDLLYRTATEPDPYAQSSAAQGFNWVWENTLNYSNTFGDHSINALAGYTAQMQQDERNMVFAENFPDDQVKTISGGVVTSGDQVKEEWSLVSALARVNYTYQNKYLLTATIRSDRSSRFGPNNQTGIFPSGSLGWRLTEESFMSGQDLFNELKLRVSYGVTGNFSIPNYGSVGLLEEANYILNDSEVSGLGPETIGDENLSWETTYSMDVGLDFALMEDRIYGSVDYYDSITKDLLLDVTVPSVTGYTTALTNIGEVSNKGFEFQITSRNIVGDFQWSTDLNFGSNQNEVQALGPQGDPIISAGGAGQRHITRIGDEIGSYYGYVVDGIYQSQEEIDNAPNDTQAGSGGARPGDFRFKDVNGDGQITPDDRTVTGSYHPDFTYGITNRFAYKGFDMNVFIQGVQGREILNLTARHMRNGEANFNSYAVLNNRWRSPDNPGNGEHPRADRLTGTHGNNNRPSSYQVEDGSYLRIKRVTLGYNLPNNLIGKYARSVRVYGSVNNLAIFTDYTGFNPEVSLQASNSLTPGEDYGAYPLSRTIQLGIDISF; from the coding sequence ATGAAATGGAAAGGGACAGATAACAAGTGGCGCCGATGTTTATTTATGGCAATAGCGTCATTTCTACTAATTGGGATGACAAATGAAGCCAATGCGCAATACTATACGTCTAACACAAGCCAGGTATATGAGAATGATTCATACTATCTTGTTGAACAATACTCAGATAATATATCAGAACTGAGTAAGACGATCTCTTATGAAGCAACACAAGTACCGATAAAAAGTATATTGCAAAGTGTTGCTAAAGAAGGGGAGTTGGGCATTGCTTTTAATGCTGATCTGGATTTCTTGCAAGAGAAAAAGGACGTCAGTTTTAAGAACGTGAAAGTTGGAACAGCCTTGCAAGAAGTGTTAAAAGGGACCGGCTACCAGGCAGGTATCACCAGGACAAGAGAAATTGTGTTGGTGAAAAAAGCACCTTTGGATGTGAAAGATACCGAGCAGGCCTTACAGGATATATCTGGTCGTGTTGTTGATGCTGAAACCGGGGAACCGTTGCCGGGTGTTAATATATTTGTTGAGGGGACCAATACGGGAACAACTTCAGACGAGAATGGTGAGTTTTCACTTACTATTCCGGATGATTCTGAAGTGTTGGTCTTTTCCTTTATTGGATATGAAAGACTTGAAGTAGAAATTGGAGATCGCACTACTTTTAATGTAGAGATGTCTCCGGATGTAGAAGCCCTTGAAGATGTTGTTGTGGTAGGATATGGTACACAACAGAAAAATGAGGTAACTGGATCTATTACTTCGGTACAGGCCGAAGATCTGCAACTTGTGCCTGAATCCAGTTTCGAAAGTGCCTTGCAGGGAAAGATGGCCGGTGTTAATGTGGCTTCGCCTACTGGTGAGCCCGGTTCTTCTCCCCAGATTACTATTCGTGGAACCGGTTCCATTTCGGCCGGGAATGATCCGTTAATTGTTGTTGACGGGGTACCGTTATCAAAGAATTCCGATTTACAGGGGAATTTAGAAAGTCGTCGGGCCTCGTTTCAGCCACAGAAAGCTAATCCAATGGCGACTATAAATCCGAAAGATATACAGTCTATTGAGGTTCTTAAAGATGCTTCTGCTTCTGCAATTTATGGATCGCGAGGGTCCAATGGTGTTATCTTAATTACTACAAAATCGGGTAGTAAAGATGATTTCCAGGTTAATTTCAGTGCTTATGGAGGGGTATCGAGCGTGATGAATAAGCCGCACATGATGAATGCGGAGGAAATCATTGAATATACGCAGGATTCAAGAAATAATGCCTTGAATCAAGACTACCCGAATGTAAACTATGATGCCGAGTCGAACCAGGGACGTATTGATCCACAGACTGGTGATGAGTTGGGTACAAACTATTTACTGCCGGATAAATATGTTAATTGGGATGGTACAGACACCGATTGGCTGGATCTTGTATTAAGTGATGCGGCAATCCAAAATTATGATTTATCACTAAGCGGTGGTAGCGAGAATATTCGTTATTCCATTTCTGGTGGCTATCTCAACCAAGGTGGTATTGTGGAAGGCTCATCCTTTGATCGATACAGCTTACGTGCAAATGTTATTGCTGATGTATCGGATGCTGTGGAACTGGGTGTGAATGTGAATAGTTCATTTTCACAGCACGATCGTTTACCTGCTGGTGCTCCTTATTTTGCGAGTCCTCCGGGTATCATCTATTCGGCCATGGTGCATTCACCGGTTATTAAGCCAAGAAATCCTGATGGAACTCCAAACCAGTTAAATGGACAGTCGTATCTTGGCGGCGGTACTACAACAGCCAGTAACCCATTAGCAATAATGGATGCTGTTGATGAAACGATTAAAAATAATCGCATCTTCGGGAATGTATATGGTCAGTATACAATTTCTGACAACTTCGAGTTTAAATCGATGCTCGGTTATGATATTGATGATTACCAGCGTTCTTTTTATCTGGGTAACGATCTTCTTTACAGAACGGCAACCGAACCCGATCCCTATGCACAGTCTTCTGCTGCTCAGGGTTTTAACTGGGTATGGGAGAATACGTTGAATTACTCTAATACCTTTGGTGACCATTCTATTAATGCACTGGCAGGATATACTGCTCAAATGCAGCAAGACGAACGTAACATGGTTTTTGCGGAAAACTTTCCTGATGATCAAGTAAAAACTATCAGCGGTGGTGTGGTTACCAGTGGTGATCAGGTAAAAGAAGAATGGTCATTAGTTTCGGCTTTGGCACGTGTTAATTATACGTATCAGAATAAGTACTTACTGACTGCGACCATACGGTCTGATCGTTCTTCTCGATTCGGTCCTAATAATCAAACGGGTATATTCCCATCTGGTTCATTGGGCTGGCGTTTAACGGAAGAATCATTTATGAGCGGACAAGATCTGTTCAACGAACTTAAGCTTCGTGTCAGTTATGGTGTGACGGGTAACTTCAGCATTCCAAACTATGGTTCTGTTGGATTGCTCGAAGAAGCCAACTATATATTGAATGACTCTGAAGTGAGTGGGCTTGGTCCTGAAACGATTGGTGATGAAAACCTAAGTTGGGAGACAACCTATTCAATGGATGTGGGTTTAGACTTTGCATTGATGGAAGACCGCATTTATGGCTCAGTAGATTATTATGACAGTATTACAAAAGACTTACTGTTAGATGTCACGGTACCATCTGTAACCGGTTACACCACGGCTCTTACAAATATTGGTGAGGTTTCGAACAAAGGTTTTGAGTTCCAGATAACATCACGGAACATTGTAGGAGACTTTCAATGGTCCACCGACTTGAACTTTGGAAGTAATCAAAACGAAGTACAGGCATTAGGTCCCCAAGGTGACCCTATTATAAGTGCCGGTGGTGCTGGTCAGCGTCATATTACCAGAATTGGAGATGAGATTGGTAGCTACTACGGATACGTCGTTGATGGAATCTATCAATCACAGGAAGAGATAGATAATGCTCCTAATGATACCCAAGCAGGTTCAGGAGGAGCGCGTCCGGGAGATTTCCGGTTTAAGGATGTGAATGGCGATGGTCAGATCACGCCAGATGACAGGACCGTTACCGGGAGTTATCATCCAGACTTTACCTACGGAATTACAAACCGTTTTGCGTACAAAGGGTTTGATATGAACGTATTTATCCAAGGGGTGCAGGGACGTGAGATCCTGAATCTCACCGCTCGACACATGAGAAATGGTGAGGCTAATTTTAACTCTTATGCCGTGTTAAATAATCGCTGGCGTTCACCTGATAATCCCGGGAATGGCGAACATCCCAGGGCCGACCGCTTGACGGGAACACATGGGAATAATAATCGCCCTTCATCTTACCAAGTTGAAGATGGGTCATACCTTCGAATAAAAAGAGTTACGCTTGGATATAACTTGCCAAATAATCTGATCGGAAAATATGCACGGAGTGTACGAGTGTATGGATCCGTTAACAACCTTGCGATCTTTACCGATTATACCGGATTTAATCCGGAGGTAAGTCTTCAGGCCAGCAACAGTCTTACGCCTGGCGAAGACTATGGCGCATATCCTTTGTCCAGAACTATTCAGCTTGGAATAGATATTTCTTTCTAA